The genomic region TGAGCTGGATGATACTGCCCAGGTTTGGAATGCACACTCCATCAGGCCatcaaacaacagaaatgtcCCCAGTGGTCGACCCAATGTGATGTATGCATTACCTGAGCTCTACAGCTCTCTTTGCCTTGTTGAAGAGGAACATGTTGAAGTATGCAAAAATGAGTGCATTTCTCGACTGACCAAACCATGTGATCCAGATGTCTTTGACCTCTGCAACATCCTTATGGCAGAGTCCCATCTGACCTTACCCACAGACGCTTACCAGGCTTTGAACTTGTATATGCATCTAAGAGAGGCAATCATTGCATCACTTTAAAATGTGCTGACTGCaagcaagaacatttttcagcACCTTTACAAGCCCACTTAGAATGGCATGCAGATGTAAACAaactgtgtttcttttctttcaaaagtatttcatTATGTTCTCTAGAAGGGACAATGAAGAAATGTATTGTTCATTTGAGTTTCATGAACTGCCAGTTTATTCAACTGCTTCTAACCATTTTGTAAATATGCAATATCTgtttcagatgaaaataaactctgtgaaagcaaatatttacttgtcaaacaaagataaacataaaaggaaaataagggTATTtagtataaataatatttatctgaaaatgtaattctgtgatcaaaacaaaatgcttcttTTAAGTGATAAACTCTGTCCTGccattctatttttaaaataaatgttgcattaattaactttttaaaatttgaaatgctataaaaaaaggaaaagtattTGAAACAATCAACATGATACAAAGCACAATGCATATTTCTTGCCTCTGAAGTTAATAAGGGTTGTAAACACAAttatgaactttttaaaaaatctgtaaaaacatctaaaagctTAAACAGTAAACCTTACTGAAAGAACAAACTCTGCTTAAAGCAACATTGCACAGAGGCTACATCAACAGATCGGTCTTGTAGTACAGCAtcttgaaagaaaatgagaacacatttctgtttaattacaaaaaatggGTTAGAATATGATAAAATCAAAGGAGCACTTCTTCAtacattgaaaaacaaaatcttaacaggtaattctggtctagtttctagtgaaaatatcctattacacttaaaataagacaaattaacttaaaagtaacttttcagcaacatatagagttttaagtaagtaattctttaatattgatgagaaagtacTTGCtctattggcagataaattaacttataggaaaaatatattgttataagttaaataatcttccAATATAAACAGTactttttgatcaatattaaggaattatttacttaaaacaagatcttAAAATCTTGCGGAAAagtaatttttacattaatttgtaTTATTCACAAGGtatctttgaaaataaatacaattgaaatgtaaagtaacaaaaacatacagccaaaccatgaaaacataaaatcaattgCTATATgactgaatgcattaaatatttaaatatgaaatttagaaaaaaaaaaaaaactgcattcaaaacaaaaaggtgCTGTAAATACCTCCCATCAACTTCAAATTATGTCCATTTCAAAGTAATTACTGGAGAGGATGTTGTCGAACTCTGTGCGAAAGTCTGGGTAAGAACTATAAGTGCAAGGAAGTTCTAGGGTAGCTCCACAGGTGCGAGCAACAGGCCTTCTATTAAGCCCGGTTTCAGTGTTGAAACAAATGAGAATTTTGTCAACACAGATTACAGAAGAGCCGGTGCAGAAACGCAGTATTTTTTCGGCCTTGTCTTCATCAGCATTTTTTACAAAACGTTGAAGGTGGTTAAAGGTTGTCTGTTCTCTCTGGGACAGCGTCACATTTGCTGATTCAAACAGCTGTAACAGTCTTTTACCTGAGGccttctttttttcatacaaagaCAACAGACATTTCTTGTCAGCAAGTTCCACTAGTACACATGCCATGGATGTGGAGAAGCAATCCAATATATACTTTGGCTCTTGAAGAATTGCCTTGTGAGCCATGGTTTCAATGGCCTGCTGAATGTTCTCATTGGGAGGCAGGAAGTGGGACCCCATCCTTGTGAAGAGGTCTAGCAAGTCCTCTTCATCACCTTGATCCATGGTGCCCTGTAGAGCCTTCTCAACAGCTGATCTCTCTACTAGAGGGAGGTAGTTGAGAAATGATGGGATCAATACATCATCATCCACTGATTCAATTCCATGGACACAAGCTAAAATGAAAGCTTTCGATAGCCTCACTGGAATGACTCCATGGTCTAGAAATCCTTTGACCCAAATGTGTCCAATGGCTTGCCATTCAGACTCACAAAAGTCAGGCCTCAACCTGGGAACTCGCTCTGTTTCACCCTCACACTGTTCCAAAAACTGCTCCCAAAATGCAGTGTAAACCTCCCTTGATACCCCAGCATCATCGATTGCTCTTTCATTCACAAACtccatttttaaagtctgattCAAAAGGTTGTTTTCCATAAACACAGCCAAAAGATCTTCCACAACCTTGATCCTGCGAATTGACACATGTAGATGGTTTGCTAGATTTTCTGAGTTACCAGCTGAAACAGATTGGGGCAGTAGACCGCTTGAACTTGGGTGAGAATCTTCGGGTGGAATCAAGCCAGAGTCCTGGGTAAAAGATAAAGCAATAACCATTATTAACAACACAGATACAAATATAAGATTTCTACAAACAGATTGGACATTTGTTTGTTAATATTCTCTTCATTACTATGTTATGATTACCAAGCTAATTTGTAGAACTTTGGAAGATCTGGTGGAACACTAACCCTTCTGCTTAATCCATACTTTAATACTttcatatgattttttttaattaaatagaaaataccaattcaattaaatgaaaaatatatattcaattcaataaaaaaatatgtattcaaTTCAAAAGATGTAATAATTGcatgacctttaaaaaaaaggtggtACTGAGTTGTTCATTACAGAGGAGAAAATGAGCTCTGGGTTGTATTGACTGTGTCCATTTCACCTGGCCAGTTTGTCCTGCCTCCATATTACTGGTTTGCATTTGTGATGAGAAGAGACTCCTGGCTGAAGGCAACAGTATCGGGGAACCGTGTCCAAAGGGACTGCTGAGATCGTCCTGAATGACAAAGTTGTACAGTATTGTAATATATAAAGTTATGTTTGATTACAGCACACAACACAAGTGTTAAACTATTCATACCTTTGCCTTAAGATAgatatttatttcacagttgattaaaaatacatcacaaaaaaactatGTAAATTCTACCAAATAATATGTTACTATTTTACCTCAATTCAAATGTCACATATCACTTCTATAAGTATCTAAATCGTATCACGCCAAAGCGTTTCTGATCTTACCTGTACAACTTCTTCAGTGTTGTCATAATTTAGTGTTACAACGACTATGTCACTGTCATCATCCAATCCAATTAGGTCCTCTTCAGGATTCCATACAACCGTGTCTCCCTCATCCATGTGTGGAACAGATCCAGAATTTTCAGAGCTGAAGGGCTGGGGCTGCCGAGGTGTGGATCCAGAATGAGGTGGATCTGTAAAATCAACAACTCCAGAATGGTTGTAGGAAGAGTCTAGGTGATTCAAAGTTTGATCATCACAATCCTCCATTTCACCAAAAGATCCTTTTCTAGCTGTTGGGGTTGAATCCATGTCATTTGGTTGTTCAGGACTTTGACAATCTTCTTCAGATGAATACTGAactgtttcttctttctttgtgcACATGTAAAACCGTAGAAGCTTCAGCTTGGTTTTTTCATAAAGATTTCCGACTGTTTCATctaaagaaatcagattttttttgaagTCACAAACTTCAAAAAGAAAGTCTTCAATTACCCCTTTGGTGGAGGTcccatctggaaaaaaaagctccttTCCCATTTCAAGAATTTGAGAAACAGTTGTACTTTTATCCACTGTTGCATGCCTCGTTCCTCCACCATTTCTTGTTCTCACTTGTTGGAATTCATCAATGTGAAAATGAAGCCACCCAATTTCAATTTTTCTCGAAGTCCTCCCTGCTGCCTTACTTCTTCCTCTTGCCATCTCCACCCCTTGCATTTGGAACAAACCAGATGTGCTACAAACAGCTCTTTTGGTCCTAGATCTCATTTTCCGTGCTCCAATTTTATCTCTTAAGTTCTGGAGAAGAGTATCTTTTTCTGCAATAAGTGTACTTTGCTGACAAAAAGACAGAACTGCTATTCTGTCACCATATGAAGTGATGTAATTGGTCATCTGTTCGTCTGTCATTATAGACAGCACAGCCTTGTCCACCtggagacataaaaaataaaaaaataattagaataaagaCATCCacatctttatatatatatatagtaatagTTGTATTTCAGAAAGCCATGCGAAGACTTCTTGTGTAGCACTATCGCTGCTAGTTATGGGTCGCATAATTTGTTGTGCCGTTGCCATAGTAACCCCCTTTTTTGAAGACAAATTGTAGAATGTGTGGTCAAACTTTAAcagataaaacaagtttttcttgATAAAATACAAAGCGGTTCTTAGCTAAGGCTATCAAACGTAGTTTTTCACTGAGCGGATATTTATCAAACAATGTTTTATGCGATTATATTTACCTTGTCTCTTTGCATGTGCATGATATCCTCCTCTGGGACATCTCTGGACCgcagaaaatgatataagtcgtcctccataatcaatgtagacacactcccccacgtttaccgtataaaaacatgcctttcccccccaaaaaaagtaactcgcgatttttcagaaatgtcgcgggatctcgagataataagtcgggatctcgagaaaataagtcgggatttctttccttttttttttctctccatgtccccttaggggctccgtactCATCTGatctttaatttcagtaaattGGCCCTTGAACTGTTGCTTTTTGGATCTTTCCACCTGCTTCATGTCAGTTTGCAACTTCGTACTGTTGAGAatgtttttcccccctcaaTAAATACAATCTTCATTTGTAATCAGTAGTTTGAAGATCttagtttgaaaaaaagaaagacgcAAAAGCAGTCGGTAAAGGGGtgtaatactttttcattaaacaGTCAGTTTTGGAAGAAATAGCCTTCTGCTGCCCCCCAGTGTTTGATGAGAATATTACTACACTAGACATACCACTGTCTCATTGGCCTCcctgtgttttgtgttgttaaaGGTAGACCTGAAGCaatgtatttattgaaaatggtAGTCAATTTTTGCCGTCTATAGTAATTGTCCTTCTGTTTGCTGGCATGGTCCGGTCCATGCAGGTTAGGCTCTGCTATTCACCTAAATCCCTGAATCAGATGAATTACGGGAACATTGGACTCTGTCCCAGATTCTTCCTGCGTGACTCAATGGGAGTCAGACCGCCGGCCTCACCTCTGATCattacatttcatttcagctcaGTAAATGCAATGaggcaataataataataataataataataataataataataataataataataataatagtattataataataataataataatattattattattattattattattattataataataatatgcaaAGCATTAAACCAAGAAAGCACTTCCCGGATATTTGTCATTGTGTTGATGATGTGGCGCCTGAAACACTTATGTGCGCAATTACAGTTCAAATGTGTGGAAAAGGTCAAGCTGGGGGGTTCATTGGGCAGGATCATGTTTACTCCCATATTCCACGCTGAATTGTTGAGCAGTTTTAAGCCTCACttggtttttgctttgtttaatctGTTTGCAGAGGAAGGCTCTGTTGCTGAGAGGTGTTCTTCTAAAAGTTCATATTGTAAGAACGCTTGGAAAAAGTCATTCAGTAGACAGGAGGtctactatatatatatatatatatatatatatatatatatatatatatatatatatatatatatatatatatataaataatgattattttaacatataatTACTTAAAATTTCCAGTATGACAGGAACGTTGCACTATTTgtacaattattattttctaataacaTTTGTATACTAATACTTGCTATACTGTCTTTTTTGGCCCTAATTGAACCATTATTTTGAAAGAGGTCGTGGCATTGCCGTCTTCCGGTGTGAGCTATCCCAGTTCATCTTGACGCCAGTGAGTGAGAGCTATTTGCAAGCAGCGGACGCATCAAGAAAGTGTCGCTCGGAACCTGCAGCGATGAGCGTCAGAGTCTACTACACCACCGTCACCGCCTCGCGGACGGTAAGTCGGCCAAATGTACCAGTTTACCGCTGAATGTGAGTATTGAGCTCCGACTGGAGCTGCTAACAATGGTTCAGTGTGACGGACACACCCAGCACCCTGTCTGTAATAGCTTCCTCCTGACTAACAGTGCAGCGGGCCTATGCACTTAAACGCTTTTTGCATCATTCATTTAATGTCAGCTTTATGTATCTTCTCGGCACTTATTGTTCATTAACACCTAATTGTAATGGCAATTAGCGGCAggtgtctttatttttccaccTGTATTCATGAGCTTGGTTGGCTGTTTGTTTCCCCCCCAACAAATTAGCAAGCGGTATTTGTTCACTATTCGCCACAAAACTTTGTTCGGACGGTGGTTGTGAAACACGGTCACTCAGGTTCGCGCGACTTGACAAAATATCTGGCTCGTGAGCACATGTATCCGCTGTGAGCTCTGCACCAAACCTCATTCAAAAACGTGTCACTTTAAGCTCCCTGCGTAGCTCAACTCAACGACAGTAACACGATTCTGTCCAAATAATGTGTACTTATAAAGTCTGACACGTGAAACACATTGAGCAGCATTACGCAATAAGAACAGCCGATTGTttaagaagcaaaaatattatcAATATGCATATTCCAGCTACTTAACGTTGTTACTGTAGTTGGTCACTTCACTTGGCACCTCCTGTAAAATTGCGGTAGCCGAATTAGGCTGCAGTTTTTGttgcagaaaacaacaaaaaacgtattctttttattcttgcttgtatatttttttgtcagaagAGCAACATACAAGCACATTCTTTCATTTGTATTACAGAAATTTGCAAGGAATGTTGGTACTAAATGTGTTCAACATGTCAATGACTTAAATTGCTAAGACCTatatctgcaaataaaatatttcatgatgATGCGGAAACAACTTGACTTAATTTAGCCAAACAacaatcaataattattacGCTACACACTGACAAGTTTTAGTAAGACTGCTGAACAGGGGTGTGTCcaggaagtttttaaagagggcTAAATGGTAACCAATGATGATCTTGGGGTGTTgcaccaaaataaaacccataaGTAGGCtgtaataaactttattaaaagtttGTGACTCACAATGTGGATGTCATACCTACATAATTATAAAGGCATGAAAcgcaaatataaaaatatggcATATTGAAGCTATGTCTTTTCTCAAA from Xiphophorus couchianus chromosome 13, X_couchianus-1.0, whole genome shotgun sequence harbors:
- the LOC114156306 gene encoding uncharacterized protein LOC114156306, which encodes MTDEQMTNYITSYGDRIAVLSFCQQSTLIAEKDTLLQNLRDKIGARKMRSRTKRAVCSTSGLFQMQGVEMARGRSKAAGRTSRKIEIGWLHFHIDEFQQVRTRNGGGTRHATVDKSTTVSQILEMGKELFFPDGTSTKGVIEDFLFEVCDFKKNLISLDETVGNLYEKTKLKLLRFYMCTKKEETVQYSSEEDCQSPEQPNDMDSTPTARKGSFGEMEDCDDQTLNHLDSSYNHSGVVDFTDPPHSGSTPRQPQPFSSENSGSVPHMDEGDTVVWNPEEDLIGLDDDSDIVVVTLNYDNTEEVVQDDLSSPFGHGSPILLPSARSLFSSQMQTSNMEAGQTGQDSGLIPPEDSHPSSSGLLPQSVSAGNSENLANHLHVSIRRIKVVEDLLAVFMENNLLNQTLKMEFVNERAIDDAGVSREVYTAFWEQFLEQCEGETERVPRLRPDFCESEWQAIGHIWVKGFLDHGVIPVRLSKAFILACVHGIESVDDDVLIPSFLNYLPLVERSAVEKALQGTMDQGDEEDLLDLFTRMGSHFLPPNENIQQAIETMAHKAILQEPKYILDCFSTSMACMLYYKTDLLM